The following proteins are encoded in a genomic region of Choloepus didactylus isolate mChoDid1 chromosome Y, mChoDid1.pri, whole genome shotgun sequence:
- the LOC119524167 gene encoding cytokine receptor common subunit gamma-like isoform X1, with protein MGMKTSQLVGILGLEGLDLFLTSLSPGSLNVSTLPLPKVQCFVFNVEYMNCTWNSSSEPQPTNLTLRYRSVATIYSLKRSCLAVCFKKKRSISIKHLLSSFRTQGNPGGRPGLLQDLVIPWAPENLTVCNLRESQLELSWINRFLDHCLEHLVQYRTDQDHSWTEQSVSHRPSFSLPSVDAQKLYTFCVRSRYYPLCGSTQHWSEWRHPIHWGSNTSKENPSLFALEAVFIPLGSLDLIISLIFVYCWLERTMPRIPTLKNLEDLVTEYHGNFSAWSGVSKGLAESLQPDYSEQLCHISEIPPKGGALEEGPGGSPCSQHIPYWAPPGYTLKPGP; from the exons ATGGGAATGAAGACATCACAGCTGGTGGGGATCCTGGGGCTGGAGGGACTTG ATTTATTCCTGACTTCTCTGTCCCCTGGATCCCTCAACGTTTCCACCCTGCCCCTCCCAAAGGTTCAGTGTTTTGTATTCAATGTCGAGTACATGAATTGCACTTGGAATAGCAGCTCTGAGCCCCAGCCTACTAATCTGACTCTGCGCTATCG GAGTGTGGCCACTATCTATTCTCTGAAGAGATCATGTCTGGCTGTTTGTTTCAAAAAGAAGAGATCCATCTCTATAAAACATTTGTTGTCCAGCTTCAGGACCCaagggaacccaggaggcaggCCAGGCCTCCTGCAGGATCTGG TGATCCCCTGGGCACCGGAAAATCTAACAGTTTGCAACCTGCGTGAATCCCAGCTTGAACTGAGCTGGATCAACAGATTCTTGGACCATTGTTTGGAGCACCTTGTGCAGTACCGGACTGACCAGGACCACAGCTGGACT GAACAATCAGTGAGCCACAGACCTAGCTTCTCTCTGCCCAGCGTGGACGCACAGAAACTCTACACGTTCTGTGTTCGGAGCCGTTATTACCCACTCTGTGGAAGTACTCAGCATTGGAGTGAGTGGAGGCACCCAATCCACTGGGGGAGCaatacttcaaaag AGAATCCTTCGTTGTTTGCATTGGAAGCTGTGTTTATCCCTCTTGGCTCCCTGGATTTGATTATTAGCCTCATCTTTGTGTATTGCTGGTTGGAACG GACAATGCCTCGAATTCCCACTCTCAAGAACCTGGAGGATCTAGTTACTGAGTACCATGGGAACTTTTCG GCCTGGAGTGGTGTGTCTAAGGGACTGGCGGAGAGTCTGCAGCCAGACTACAGTGAACAACTCTGCCACATCAGTGAAATTCCCCCAAAAGGAGGAGCTCTAGAGGAGGGGCCTGGGGGCTCCCCCTGCAGCCAGCATATCCCCTACTGGGCCCCCCCAGGTTACACCCTGAAGCCTGGGCCTTGA
- the LOC119524318 gene encoding uncharacterized protein CXorf65 homolog, with the protein MFIYIKHGDNQQFLVNTNCSVLLLLHHTRSKLGLSKTDTIDLCDETGTMKMLFLTKTPGDYASNFLTPRNTYYVCRVDRGPRGTRFENAYRAFVPLLKNPEPELIDALHTQCDFLERNRIKMLRSQEIKKVIPVESSVHLPYKLSGRAEEEGATSLLFKTRADFLSRRKNYR; encoded by the exons ATGTTCATCTACATCAAACATGGAG ATAATCAGCAGTTTCTGGTCAATACCAATTGCTCTGTCCTCCTGTTGCTGCATCACACCCGCAGTAAATTGGGGTTGTCTAAAACAG ACACCATCGATTTGTGTGATGAAACGGGGACAATGAAGATGCTATTCCTGACGAAGACCCCAGGAGACTACGCCAGCAATTTCCTTACACCCCGAAACACCTACTACGTTTGTAGGGTAGACCGTGGGCCACGAG GAACCCGATTTGAGAATGCCTACAGAGCTTTTGTGCCTCTCCTGAAGAATCCAGAGCCTGAGCTAATTG ACGCATTGCACACACAATGTGACTTCCTAGAgaggaacagaataaaaatgcTTAGAAGCCAAGAAATCAAGAAGGTCATTCCAGTTGAGTCTTCCGTGCACCTACCA TACAAATTATCAGGACGAGCAGAGGAAGAGGGGGCCACTAGTCTGCTCTTTAAGACCAGAGCAGACTTTCTCAGCAGGAGGAAAAACTATCGCTAA
- the LOC119524167 gene encoding cytokine receptor common subunit gamma-like isoform X2 — MGMKTSQLVGILGLEGLDLFLTSLSPGSLNVSTLPLPKVQCFVFNVEYMNCTWNSSSEPQPTNLTLRYRSVATIYSLKRSCLAVCFKKKRSISIKHLLSSFRTQGNPGGRPGLLQDLVIPWAPENLTVCNLRESQLELSWINRFLDHCLEHLVQYRTDQDHSWTEQSVSHRPSFSLPSVDAQKLYTFCVRSRYYPLCGSTQHWKNPSLFALEAVFIPLGSLDLIISLIFVYCWLERTMPRIPTLKNLEDLVTEYHGNFSAWSGVSKGLAESLQPDYSEQLCHISEIPPKGGALEEGPGGSPCSQHIPYWAPPGYTLKPGP, encoded by the exons ATGGGAATGAAGACATCACAGCTGGTGGGGATCCTGGGGCTGGAGGGACTTG ATTTATTCCTGACTTCTCTGTCCCCTGGATCCCTCAACGTTTCCACCCTGCCCCTCCCAAAGGTTCAGTGTTTTGTATTCAATGTCGAGTACATGAATTGCACTTGGAATAGCAGCTCTGAGCCCCAGCCTACTAATCTGACTCTGCGCTATCG GAGTGTGGCCACTATCTATTCTCTGAAGAGATCATGTCTGGCTGTTTGTTTCAAAAAGAAGAGATCCATCTCTATAAAACATTTGTTGTCCAGCTTCAGGACCCaagggaacccaggaggcaggCCAGGCCTCCTGCAGGATCTGG TGATCCCCTGGGCACCGGAAAATCTAACAGTTTGCAACCTGCGTGAATCCCAGCTTGAACTGAGCTGGATCAACAGATTCTTGGACCATTGTTTGGAGCACCTTGTGCAGTACCGGACTGACCAGGACCACAGCTGGACT GAACAATCAGTGAGCCACAGACCTAGCTTCTCTCTGCCCAGCGTGGACGCACAGAAACTCTACACGTTCTGTGTTCGGAGCCGTTATTACCCACTCTGTGGAAGTACTCAGCATTGGA AGAATCCTTCGTTGTTTGCATTGGAAGCTGTGTTTATCCCTCTTGGCTCCCTGGATTTGATTATTAGCCTCATCTTTGTGTATTGCTGGTTGGAACG GACAATGCCTCGAATTCCCACTCTCAAGAACCTGGAGGATCTAGTTACTGAGTACCATGGGAACTTTTCG GCCTGGAGTGGTGTGTCTAAGGGACTGGCGGAGAGTCTGCAGCCAGACTACAGTGAACAACTCTGCCACATCAGTGAAATTCCCCCAAAAGGAGGAGCTCTAGAGGAGGGGCCTGGGGGCTCCCCCTGCAGCCAGCATATCCCCTACTGGGCCCCCCCAGGTTACACCCTGAAGCCTGGGCCTTGA
- the LOC119524153 gene encoding LOW QUALITY PROTEIN: forkhead box protein O4-like (The sequence of the model RefSeq protein was modified relative to this genomic sequence to represent the inferred CDS: substituted 2 bases at 2 genomic stop codons): protein MDLGNENSATEAAALIDLDPDFEPQSRPRSSTWPLPRLELATEPSEPPEVEPGLREKVHSEGRSHPILLPSRLPGPAGGPQSGILGAETGPRQGGSRQNAWGNQSYAELISQAVESAPEKRLTLAXIYEWMVRTVPYFKDKGDSNSSAGWKNSIRHNLSLHSKFIKVHNEATGKSSWWMLNPEGGKSGKAPRRRAASMDSSSKLLWGRGKAPKKQPAVLPAPPEGATPTSPVGHFAKWSGSPCSXNCEETDVWTTFRPRSSSNASTVSTRLSPKRPEPEVLAEEEIPASVSSYSGGVSPPLNEDLELLDGLNLTSSHSLLSQSSLSGFSLQHPGVPGPLHTYSTSLFSTAEGSLSAGEGCFSSSQPLEALLTSDIPPSPADVLMTQVDPILSQAPTFLLLGRLPSSSKLATGVGLCPKALEAPGPSGLVPTLSMISPPPVMAGAPIPKTLGIPVLTPSTDAASQDRMPQDLDLDMYMENLECDMDNIISDLMDGGEGLDFNFEPDP, encoded by the exons ATGGATCTAGGGAATGAGAATTCAGCCACAGAGGCTGCCGCGCTCATAGACCTCGATCCCGACTTCGAACCCCAGAGCCGACCTCGCTCCAGCACCTGGCCCCTTCCTCGCCTAGAGCTTGCTACCGAGCCATCCGAGCCGCCCGAGGTGGAGCCGGGTCTAAGAGAGAAGGTACACTCGGAGGGGCGCTCACACCCGATCCTGTTGCCCTCCCGGCTCCCAGGGCCGGCGGGGGGCCCCCAGTCTGGGATCCTGGGGGCTGAAACAGGTCCTCGGCAGGGAGGCTCCCGTCAGAATGCCTGGGGAAATCAGTCATATGCAGAACTCATCAGCCAGGCCGTTGAAAGCGCCCCGGAGAAGCGACTAACACTCGCCTAAATCTATGAGTGGATGGTCCGCACAGTGCCCTACTTCAAGGACAAGGGTGACAGCAACAGCTCAGCAGGATGGAAG AACTCGATCCGCCACAACCTGTCCCTGCACAGCAAGTTCATCAAGGTTCACAACGAGGCCACCGGCAAGAGCTCCTGGTGGATGCTGAACCCAGAGGGAGGCAAGAGCGGCAAGGCGCCCCGCCGCCGGGCAGCCTCCATGGATAGCAGCAGCAAGCTGCTCTGGGGCCGCGGCAAGGCCCCCAAGAAGCAACCAGCTGTGCTGCCGGCTCCACCTGAAGGTGCCACTCCGACAAGCCCTGTTGGCCACTTTGCCAAGTGGTCAGGCAGCCCTTGCTCTTGAAACTGTGAGGAAACCGATGTGTGGACCACCTTCCGTCCACGAAGCAGTTCCAATGCTAGCACTGTCAGCACCCGGCTGTCCCCCAAGAGGCCAGAGCCCGAGGTGCTGGCGGAGGAGGAAATACCAGCCTCAGTCAGCAGCTATTCAGGGGGTGTCTCTCCCCCTCTAAACGAGGATCTAGAGCTGTTAGATGGGCTCAATCTCACATCTTCCCATTCCCTGCTATCTCAGAGCAGTCtctctggcttctctttgcagcatCCTGGGGTTCCTGGCCCCTTACACACCTACAGCACCTCCCTCTTCAGCACAGCAGAGGGGTCCCTGTCAGCAGGAGAAGGGTGCTTCTCAAGCTCCCAGCCTCTGGAGGCCCTGCTCACCTCTGATATACCACCATCCCCTGCTGACGTTCTCATGACCCAGGTAGATCCCATCCTATCCCAGGCTCCGACATTTCTGTTGCTGGGGAGATTGCCTTCCTCCAGTAAGCTAGCCACAGGAGTCGGCCTATGCCCCAAGGCCCTTGAGGCTCCAGGCCCCAGCGGTCTGGTTCCTACCCTTTCTATGATATCACCACCTCCGGTCATGGCCGGTGCGCCCATCCCCAAGACCCTGGGGATTCCTGTGCTCACACCCTCTACTGACGCTGCAAGCCAAGACAGAATGCCTCAGGATCTAGATCTTGATATGTACATGGAGAACCTGGAGTGTGACATGGATAACATCATCAGTGACCTCATGGATGGGGGCGAGGGACTGGACTTCAACTTCGAGCCAG ATCCCTGA
- the LOC119524167 gene encoding cytokine receptor common subunit gamma-like isoform X3, with translation MNCTWNSSSEPQPTNLTLRYRSVATIYSLKRSCLAVCFKKKRSISIKHLLSSFRTQGNPGGRPGLLQDLVIPWAPENLTVCNLRESQLELSWINRFLDHCLEHLVQYRTDQDHSWTEQSVSHRPSFSLPSVDAQKLYTFCVRSRYYPLCGSTQHWSEWRHPIHWGSNTSKENPSLFALEAVFIPLGSLDLIISLIFVYCWLERTMPRIPTLKNLEDLVTEYHGNFSAWSGVSKGLAESLQPDYSEQLCHISEIPPKGGALEEGPGGSPCSQHIPYWAPPGYTLKPGP, from the exons ATGAATTGCACTTGGAATAGCAGCTCTGAGCCCCAGCCTACTAATCTGACTCTGCGCTATCG GAGTGTGGCCACTATCTATTCTCTGAAGAGATCATGTCTGGCTGTTTGTTTCAAAAAGAAGAGATCCATCTCTATAAAACATTTGTTGTCCAGCTTCAGGACCCaagggaacccaggaggcaggCCAGGCCTCCTGCAGGATCTGG TGATCCCCTGGGCACCGGAAAATCTAACAGTTTGCAACCTGCGTGAATCCCAGCTTGAACTGAGCTGGATCAACAGATTCTTGGACCATTGTTTGGAGCACCTTGTGCAGTACCGGACTGACCAGGACCACAGCTGGACT GAACAATCAGTGAGCCACAGACCTAGCTTCTCTCTGCCCAGCGTGGACGCACAGAAACTCTACACGTTCTGTGTTCGGAGCCGTTATTACCCACTCTGTGGAAGTACTCAGCATTGGAGTGAGTGGAGGCACCCAATCCACTGGGGGAGCaatacttcaaaag AGAATCCTTCGTTGTTTGCATTGGAAGCTGTGTTTATCCCTCTTGGCTCCCTGGATTTGATTATTAGCCTCATCTTTGTGTATTGCTGGTTGGAACG GACAATGCCTCGAATTCCCACTCTCAAGAACCTGGAGGATCTAGTTACTGAGTACCATGGGAACTTTTCG GCCTGGAGTGGTGTGTCTAAGGGACTGGCGGAGAGTCTGCAGCCAGACTACAGTGAACAACTCTGCCACATCAGTGAAATTCCCCCAAAAGGAGGAGCTCTAGAGGAGGGGCCTGGGGGCTCCCCCTGCAGCCAGCATATCCCCTACTGGGCCCCCCCAGGTTACACCCTGAAGCCTGGGCCTTGA
- the LOC119524167 gene encoding cytokine receptor common subunit gamma-like isoform X4, whose protein sequence is MTAHAHISPVIPWAPENLTVCNLRESQLELSWINRFLDHCLEHLVQYRTDQDHSWTEQSVSHRPSFSLPSVDAQKLYTFCVRSRYYPLCGSTQHWSEWRHPIHWGSNTSKENPSLFALEAVFIPLGSLDLIISLIFVYCWLERTMPRIPTLKNLEDLVTEYHGNFSAWSGVSKGLAESLQPDYSEQLCHISEIPPKGGALEEGPGGSPCSQHIPYWAPPGYTLKPGP, encoded by the exons ATGACCGCACACGCACACATATCTCCAGTGATCCCCTGGGCACCGGAAAATCTAACAGTTTGCAACCTGCGTGAATCCCAGCTTGAACTGAGCTGGATCAACAGATTCTTGGACCATTGTTTGGAGCACCTTGTGCAGTACCGGACTGACCAGGACCACAGCTGGACT GAACAATCAGTGAGCCACAGACCTAGCTTCTCTCTGCCCAGCGTGGACGCACAGAAACTCTACACGTTCTGTGTTCGGAGCCGTTATTACCCACTCTGTGGAAGTACTCAGCATTGGAGTGAGTGGAGGCACCCAATCCACTGGGGGAGCaatacttcaaaag AGAATCCTTCGTTGTTTGCATTGGAAGCTGTGTTTATCCCTCTTGGCTCCCTGGATTTGATTATTAGCCTCATCTTTGTGTATTGCTGGTTGGAACG GACAATGCCTCGAATTCCCACTCTCAAGAACCTGGAGGATCTAGTTACTGAGTACCATGGGAACTTTTCG GCCTGGAGTGGTGTGTCTAAGGGACTGGCGGAGAGTCTGCAGCCAGACTACAGTGAACAACTCTGCCACATCAGTGAAATTCCCCCAAAAGGAGGAGCTCTAGAGGAGGGGCCTGGGGGCTCCCCCTGCAGCCAGCATATCCCCTACTGGGCCCCCCCAGGTTACACCCTGAAGCCTGGGCCTTGA